From a region of the Candidatus Pantoea bituminis genome:
- a CDS encoding transporter substrate-binding domain-containing protein: protein MKKSFLFVLLLASGAAQAQSHLDNILSSKTLKVCTTGDYKPYSYLRSDGNYEGLDISMAQSLAASLGAKVEWVPTTWKTLMQDFLAKHCDIALGGVSVTLKRQQTAWFAQPLGVDGKIPLVRCTDKEKYQTVEQLNKPSVRLIEPAGGTNEAFVHSHLPQASLTLFHDNVTIFQQLVDNKADVMITDASEALYQQKRFPQLCALNADKPLQYGEKAYMIPRDDISWKQYVDQWLHLSTATGEYARVAEQWMGVSQ from the coding sequence ATGAAAAAAAGCTTTCTGTTTGTACTGCTGCTGGCCTCTGGTGCCGCGCAGGCACAATCCCATCTCGATAACATTCTCAGCAGTAAGACGTTGAAAGTCTGCACCACTGGCGATTACAAGCCTTACAGCTATCTGCGTTCAGATGGCAATTATGAAGGGCTGGACATCAGCATGGCGCAGTCGCTGGCGGCTTCACTTGGCGCAAAAGTCGAATGGGTGCCCACCACATGGAAAACCCTGATGCAGGATTTCCTCGCGAAGCACTGCGACATCGCGCTCGGTGGCGTGTCGGTGACATTAAAACGTCAGCAAACGGCGTGGTTCGCTCAGCCGCTGGGAGTAGACGGAAAAATTCCGCTGGTGCGCTGTACGGATAAAGAAAAATATCAAACCGTTGAGCAGTTAAATAAGCCCAGCGTCCGTTTGATTGAACCGGCGGGCGGCACCAACGAAGCCTTTGTCCATAGTCATTTACCACAGGCTTCGCTGACGTTGTTCCACGATAACGTCACCATTTTCCAGCAGTTGGTGGATAACAAAGCGGATGTGATGATCACCGATGCCTCAGAAGCGCTTTATCAGCAGAAGCGCTTTCCGCAACTTTGTGCGTTGAATGCGGATAAACCGCTGCAATATGGCGAGAAGGCTTACATGATTCCGCGTGATGACATCAGCTGGAAGCAGTATGTCGATCAATGGCTGCATCTGAGTACGGCGACCGGTGAATATGCGCGCGTTGCAGAACAATGGATGGGCGTTAGTCAGTAA
- a CDS encoding ketose-bisphosphate aldolase translates to MLISMKEMLSPTRQHRFAIGAFNVADSCFIRAVVEEAEATQTPAIISIHPSELEFVTDAFFGYVRERTLKSKVPFTLHLDHGASVAQVLRAIQCGFTSVMIDGSLLPYEENVALTKEVVKLAHAVGVSVEGELGTIGDTGTSVEGGVSKVIYTDPAQAEDYVQRTGVDTLAVAIGTAHGIYPKDMKPELQMHILREISQRVDIPLVLHGGSANPDAEVAEAVTLGVGKINISSDMKFAYFQKVREVLTRETWWDPNVIYPEAIDAAKAVIRYKMNLFGGLGKANLY, encoded by the coding sequence ATGTTGATTTCAATGAAAGAGATGTTAAGCCCTACTCGCCAACACCGTTTCGCCATTGGCGCGTTTAACGTGGCGGATAGCTGCTTTATTCGTGCAGTGGTAGAAGAAGCAGAAGCAACGCAAACCCCGGCCATTATTTCGATCCATCCCAGCGAACTGGAGTTTGTCACCGATGCGTTCTTTGGCTACGTCCGCGAGCGTACGCTGAAAAGCAAAGTGCCCTTTACTCTGCACCTTGATCATGGCGCTTCGGTGGCGCAGGTGTTGCGTGCAATTCAGTGCGGGTTCACCTCGGTAATGATCGATGGTTCGCTGCTGCCTTATGAAGAGAACGTGGCATTGACCAAAGAAGTCGTGAAACTGGCGCATGCAGTAGGCGTTTCGGTAGAGGGCGAGTTGGGCACCATCGGCGATACGGGAACCTCGGTTGAAGGCGGCGTCAGTAAAGTCATCTACACCGATCCGGCTCAGGCCGAAGATTATGTTCAGCGTACCGGCGTTGATACTTTAGCGGTGGCGATTGGCACCGCACACGGCATCTATCCAAAAGATATGAAGCCAGAATTGCAGATGCATATTTTGCGAGAGATCTCGCAGCGCGTCGATATTCCGCTGGTGCTGCATGGCGGATCAGCTAATCCCGATGCCGAAGTAGCGGAGGCTGTGACGTTAGGTGTCGGAAAAATCAATATTTCCAGCGACATGAAGTTCGCTTACTTCCAGAAAGTCCGTGAAGTGTTAACGCGTGAAACCTGGTGGGACCCGAATGTTATCTATCCAGAAGCGATTGATGCAGCCAAAGCGGTCATTCGCTACAAGATGAACCTGTTTGGTGGTTTGGGTAAAGCCAACCTTTATTAA
- a CDS encoding class II fructose-bisphosphate aldolase, with translation MYAAMNDLITQAARGKYAVLAINCFNLETARAAIQAAEQQRAPLILNVYQGHSAHFPPAIAVPLVRALAEAANVPIALALDHGKAFALIGQAFRAGFTGLMIDASSEPLTENIRQTAQVVNMAHTTGVCVEGELGHIADAPTYERADAAVKMTQVKDVLPFIEQTQIDLLAVSVGTAHGLYPAGVKPQIDFQRLSEIHAASSVPLALHGGSGTPADDIRRVSQHGVVKINVGAAVFDAGKQALQQALKKHPDAELADLQGLMESACREVVIEYLSWSGAANQA, from the coding sequence ATGTATGCAGCAATGAACGACCTGATTACTCAGGCAGCACGCGGCAAGTATGCGGTGCTGGCTATCAACTGCTTCAATCTGGAAACTGCCCGCGCAGCTATTCAGGCTGCCGAGCAGCAGCGTGCGCCGCTGATCCTCAACGTTTATCAGGGGCACAGCGCACACTTCCCGCCCGCCATTGCCGTGCCGCTGGTGCGAGCGCTGGCTGAAGCGGCCAACGTCCCGATTGCGCTGGCACTCGATCATGGCAAAGCTTTTGCGTTGATTGGGCAAGCCTTTCGCGCAGGTTTTACCGGCCTGATGATTGATGCTTCATCAGAGCCGCTAACGGAGAATATTCGGCAGACCGCGCAAGTAGTGAACATGGCGCATACCACAGGCGTGTGCGTTGAAGGCGAGCTGGGGCATATCGCCGATGCGCCTACCTATGAACGGGCGGATGCGGCGGTGAAAATGACGCAGGTGAAAGATGTGCTGCCCTTTATTGAACAGACTCAAATCGATCTGCTGGCGGTTTCGGTGGGCACAGCGCACGGCCTTTATCCGGCTGGCGTTAAACCGCAAATCGACTTTCAGCGCTTGAGCGAGATACACGCGGCTTCATCCGTTCCACTCGCGCTGCATGGCGGCAGCGGTACGCCCGCCGATGATATTCGCCGCGTCAGTCAGCATGGTGTGGTCAAAATCAATGTCGGTGCTGCGGTGTTTGATGCCGGAAAACAGGCATTGCAGCAGGCGCTGAAAAAACATCCCGATGCTGAACTGGCGGATTTACAAGGATTAATGGAATCCGCCTGCCGTGAAGTGGTTATTGAATATTTGAGCTGGTCAGGCGCTGCTAACCAAGCCTGA
- a CDS encoding PTS fructose transporter subunit IIB, which translates to MNIVCVAACTAGIAHTYIAREKLIKGAHALGHTIQVETQGTIGTENALSHEAIAAADVVILAVDVKISGEDRFRGKPIVRVKTEVVIKSPVKFLEKVADSLARA; encoded by the coding sequence ATGAATATCGTCTGTGTTGCCGCCTGCACGGCGGGCATCGCGCATACCTATATTGCGCGTGAAAAACTGATTAAAGGCGCACACGCGCTGGGTCATACCATCCAGGTTGAAACGCAAGGCACCATCGGTACTGAAAATGCCTTAAGCCATGAAGCTATTGCGGCGGCGGATGTAGTGATTCTGGCAGTTGATGTGAAAATCAGCGGTGAAGATCGCTTTCGCGGCAAACCGATCGTGAGAGTGAAAACCGAAGTGGTGATCAAGTCGCCGGTTAAATTCCTCGAGAAAGTGGCGGATTCACTGGCGCGTGCGTGA
- a CDS encoding PTS sugar transporter subunit IIA, whose translation MDISRILNPRRVNLALHATSKEEVINELTELLYQDGAISDKQAFIEDVWLREAEGSTGFENHVAIPHGKSSAVLQTTLAIGRTQHDIPWETLDDSAVRCIILFAVRLEDQNTTHIRLLSQVASALADDEVIAQLLAENDPSKIIRLFSQYAETDLC comes from the coding sequence ATGGATATTTCCCGCATTCTTAACCCGCGCCGCGTAAACCTGGCACTGCACGCTACCAGCAAGGAAGAGGTAATAAATGAATTAACCGAACTGCTTTATCAGGACGGCGCCATCAGCGACAAACAGGCATTTATAGAGGATGTCTGGCTGCGCGAGGCGGAAGGTTCTACCGGCTTTGAAAATCATGTTGCTATTCCGCACGGGAAATCCTCTGCGGTGCTGCAAACCACGCTGGCGATTGGCCGTACGCAACATGACATTCCGTGGGAAACGCTGGATGACAGTGCGGTGCGCTGCATCATTCTGTTTGCGGTACGGCTCGAAGATCAGAACACCACCCATATTCGCCTGTTGTCACAAGTGGCCAGCGCGCTGGCCGATGATGAGGTGATTGCCCAACTGCTGGCAGAAAACGATCCCAGCAAAATCATCCGGCTGTTTAGTCAGTACGCCGAAACCGATCTCTGTTAA
- a CDS encoding BglG family transcription antiterminator gives MQNLTSRQHRLLKLLLQNSAPLTLLLLAQQLEVSEKSIYRDLQSIELWLVDWHIAIEKLPGRGLRLQIGDMQQRAQLEQHLTSEEHWSEGFSHNARRVKIASQLLSESPRETSISKLSERYFISHASIVNDLRVIEEWLQPLGLLLVRSQSGTHVEGSEQALRQAIVSLINDVMQHHTASNSLEPRLDPGSYQALIHYFGEQDVAFVQALLQQMEQQLSYPLSDAYYINLCTHILIMMHRMAQGNALSLPSALSSSELDSRILLIARQMVTRIEQRIQAPLPVDEVGFIYQYIVSSGIVMEERGNEMAAQYQFASEESLKITHELIRCFSELIQRDVSQDRLLFEGLLIHIKPLINRLKYHINIRNPLLDDIKNELSEIFSLTQLAMRLTAKHFQLSTVADDEVGYLCVHFQAALERQIAHKRILVVCSSGVGTSHLLKSRILRAFPDWIIVGVVSANNLSRFCQQETVDLVITTIHLDSTDLPMVYVTAFFNDDDIRRVTEAMIGSQLPHTAHCAMAIN, from the coding sequence ATGCAAAATTTGACGTCAAGACAACATCGCCTGCTGAAATTACTGCTGCAAAACAGCGCCCCGCTTACTTTGCTGCTGCTGGCGCAACAGTTAGAAGTCTCAGAGAAAAGTATCTACCGTGACTTACAAAGTATTGAGCTATGGCTGGTCGACTGGCACATCGCAATAGAAAAATTGCCGGGCCGTGGATTGCGTTTACAGATTGGTGACATGCAGCAAAGAGCACAGCTGGAACAGCATTTGACCAGCGAAGAACATTGGTCAGAAGGGTTTAGTCATAATGCACGTCGCGTGAAGATTGCTTCGCAACTGCTGAGTGAATCACCGCGAGAAACCTCAATCAGCAAGCTTTCAGAGCGCTACTTCATTAGCCATGCGTCAATAGTGAATGATTTAAGAGTGATTGAAGAGTGGCTGCAACCGCTGGGATTGCTGCTGGTGCGCAGCCAGAGCGGCACACACGTTGAGGGCAGCGAGCAGGCGCTGCGTCAGGCGATCGTTTCGCTGATCAATGACGTTATGCAGCATCATACGGCCAGCAACTCACTGGAACCACGCCTCGATCCGGGCAGCTATCAGGCGCTGATTCACTATTTCGGTGAACAGGATGTCGCCTTCGTGCAGGCTTTGCTGCAGCAGATGGAGCAGCAGTTGAGTTATCCGCTCAGCGATGCCTACTACATTAATCTCTGCACCCATATTTTGATCATGATGCATCGTATGGCGCAGGGAAACGCGTTGTCGCTGCCGTCGGCACTCAGTTCATCGGAACTGGACAGTCGCATTTTACTTATTGCTCGCCAGATGGTGACGCGCATTGAGCAACGTATTCAAGCACCCTTGCCCGTCGATGAAGTCGGTTTTATTTATCAGTATATCGTTTCGTCTGGCATTGTCATGGAAGAGCGTGGCAATGAAATGGCCGCACAATATCAATTCGCCAGTGAAGAGTCGTTAAAAATAACCCATGAATTAATCCGCTGCTTCTCAGAATTAATTCAACGTGACGTATCCCAGGACCGCTTATTATTTGAAGGGTTACTTATTCATATTAAGCCACTCATCAATCGACTTAAATATCACATTAATATCCGTAACCCTTTACTCGATGATATTAAAAATGAGTTAAGCGAGATATTTTCGTTGACGCAACTCGCCATGCGTCTGACGGCAAAGCACTTCCAGCTCTCAACCGTGGCGGATGATGAAGTGGGTTATCTCTGCGTACATTTCCAGGCCGCACTGGAGCGGCAGATTGCCCATAAACGCATTTTGGTGGTCTGCTCCAGCGGCGTAGGCACTTCGCATCTGTTGAAAAGCCGCATTCTGCGCGCTTTCCCGGATTGGATCATCGTCGGCGTGGTCTCTGCCAACAATCTGAGCCGCTTTTGCCAGCAGGAAACGGTGGATTTAGTGATCACTACGATTCATCTCGATAGCACTGATTTACCGATGGTTTACGTTACCGCCTTTTTTAATGACGACGACATTCGGCGCGTGACGGAAGCGATGATTGGCAGCCAGCTGCCGCACACGGCGCATTGCGCTATGGCAATTAATTGA
- a CDS encoding 1-acylglycerol-3-phosphate O-acyltransferase has product MLLILRTIIVVIYSILVCVFGCIWCLFSPRNPRHVATFGHLFGKLSTVFGVKVELRRPPGADKYGNAIYIANHQNNYDMITAAKIVQPTTVTVGKKTLLWVPFFGLLYWLAGNLLIDRDNRSKAHGTIGELVDQFNKKRISFWMFPEGTRSRGRGLLPFKTGAFHAAVAAGVPIIPIVVSNTHGKINLNRLKNGLVIVEMLEPVDIKQFEATSVRKLATHCRELMAAKLEELNAEVEEREKNGKI; this is encoded by the coding sequence ATGTTACTAATACTGCGTACGATTATCGTGGTGATTTATTCAATCCTGGTGTGCGTGTTTGGCTGTATCTGGTGTCTGTTTTCACCGCGCAATCCACGCCATGTCGCCACTTTTGGTCATCTGTTCGGAAAATTGTCGACAGTGTTTGGCGTTAAGGTAGAGTTAAGAAGGCCACCGGGCGCGGATAAGTACGGTAATGCGATTTACATCGCGAACCACCAGAACAACTACGACATGATCACTGCCGCTAAAATCGTGCAGCCTACCACGGTGACGGTCGGTAAAAAGACGCTGTTGTGGGTGCCATTTTTTGGTCTGCTCTATTGGTTGGCCGGTAACTTGCTGATCGACCGTGATAATCGCTCTAAAGCGCATGGCACCATCGGTGAGTTAGTGGATCAGTTCAACAAAAAGCGTATCTCGTTCTGGATGTTCCCGGAAGGAACCCGCAGCCGTGGACGCGGCCTGCTGCCGTTTAAAACGGGCGCATTTCATGCCGCCGTTGCAGCGGGTGTGCCAATCATCCCGATTGTGGTGTCTAACACGCATGGAAAGATTAACCTAAACCGCCTGAAAAACGGTTTAGTGATCGTTGAAATGCTGGAGCCGGTGGATATAAAGCAGTTTGAGGCCACATCGGTACGTAAACTGGCTACGCATTGTCGTGAATTGATGGCGGCGAAGCTGGAAGAGCTTAACGCCGAAGTCGAAGAACGCGAAAAAAACGGTAAAATCTGA
- the ftsP gene encoding cell division protein FtsP, producing the protein MSFSRRQFIQLSAGVALSASAIPHAARAASNPSGETPLPIPPLIESRRGQPLFLTLQRSHWSFSGDNNKVPVWGLNGMYLGPTVRVYSGDDVKLIYSNRLNEPVSMTVSGLLLPGALMGGAPRMMSAGADWAPVLPIRQGASTCWYHANTPNRMAPHIYNGLAGMWLIEDDVSKQLPLPNHYGVDDFPIIIQDKRLDNFATPVYDPPQDGGFLGDTLLVNGVRNPFVEVSRGWVRLRLLNASNARRYEMSLSDNRPFTVIASDQGFLPAPVAVQRLTLAPGERREVLVDMSQGDEVSITAGTAASIMDRLRGFFEPSSILTSTLILTLRPTGLLPLVTDTLPMRLLPDQILDGVASRTREFRLGDSMPGINGAMWDMNRIDTTTQQGTFERWIVRADRPQALHIQGVMFLIKSVNGAQPMGEDRGWKDTVWVDGDVELLVSFPQSSSDHFPFVYYSQTLELADRGTAGQLVVNPTN; encoded by the coding sequence ATGTCTTTCAGCAGACGTCAGTTCATCCAGCTTTCTGCTGGAGTGGCGCTTAGCGCCAGTGCCATACCTCATGCGGCTCGTGCCGCCTCAAATCCCAGTGGCGAAACGCCGCTTCCGATTCCGCCGTTGATTGAATCACGTCGCGGCCAACCGCTGTTTCTGACTTTACAGCGCAGCCATTGGTCATTTAGCGGCGACAATAATAAAGTCCCGGTGTGGGGCCTGAACGGCATGTATCTTGGGCCGACAGTGCGCGTCTACAGCGGTGATGATGTCAAACTCATCTACAGCAACCGTCTTAATGAACCGGTTTCAATGACCGTTAGCGGCTTGCTCTTGCCGGGGGCGCTGATGGGCGGCGCACCGCGCATGATGTCGGCGGGTGCTGACTGGGCACCGGTATTGCCGATTCGTCAGGGCGCATCAACGTGCTGGTATCACGCCAATACGCCAAACCGTATGGCACCGCACATCTATAACGGCCTGGCGGGAATGTGGTTGATTGAAGATGACGTCAGCAAGCAGTTACCGTTACCAAACCATTATGGCGTCGACGATTTCCCTATCATCATTCAAGACAAGCGGCTCGATAACTTTGCTACGCCGGTGTATGACCCGCCGCAAGATGGCGGTTTTCTTGGCGATACGCTGTTGGTTAATGGTGTGCGCAATCCGTTTGTTGAAGTGTCACGCGGCTGGGTGCGTTTACGCTTGCTGAACGCCTCGAATGCCCGTCGCTATGAAATGAGCCTGAGCGACAATCGTCCCTTTACCGTGATCGCTAGCGATCAAGGTTTTTTGCCCGCGCCGGTTGCCGTGCAGCGGCTAACCCTGGCACCAGGCGAACGCCGAGAAGTGCTTGTGGATATGTCGCAGGGCGATGAAGTCTCCATTACCGCCGGTACAGCAGCAAGCATTATGGATCGTCTGCGCGGCTTCTTTGAGCCTTCATCCATTTTGACCTCAACGCTGATTTTGACGCTGCGTCCAACCGGCTTACTGCCGCTGGTGACAGACACGTTACCGATGCGGTTACTGCCGGATCAGATCCTTGATGGCGTTGCATCACGTACGCGTGAATTCCGCCTCGGCGACAGCATGCCGGGTATTAATGGCGCTATGTGGGATATGAATCGCATTGACACCACGACACAGCAAGGCACGTTTGAGCGCTGGATCGTGCGAGCCGATCGTCCACAGGCACTGCATATTCAGGGTGTGATGTTCCTGATTAAAAGTGTGAACGGTGCGCAACCGATGGGCGAGGATCGCGGCTGGAAAGATACGGTTTGGGTGGATGGTGATGTGGAGTTGTTAGTGAGTTTCCCGCAAAGTTCGTCCGATCATTTCCCTTTTGTTTACTACAGCCAAACGCTGGAGTTAGCCGACCGCGGTACAGCGGGGCAGTTGGTGGTGAACCCAACGAATTGA
- the dkgA gene encoding 2,5-didehydrogluconate reductase DkgA codes for MADQPIIKLHDGNMMPQLGLGVWQASIEDARKAVLKALDVGYRSIDTAAAYKNEEAIGQALQETDVAREDIFVTTKLWNDDQQNVQQALETSLEKLKLDKVDLYLMHWPCPEKDHYVDAWKKMIELQQQGLAKSIGVCNFHEAHLKRLLDETGVTPVVNQIELHPMLQQRTLHAWNAMHQIQTESWSPLAQGGEGVFDQAIIKELAKKYGKTAAQIVIRWHLDSGLVVIPKSVTPERIEENFKVFDFRLDKHEVSEIAKLDSGNRLGPNPETFNG; via the coding sequence ATGGCAGACCAACCCATTATCAAACTGCACGATGGCAACATGATGCCGCAACTGGGACTTGGCGTGTGGCAGGCGAGCATTGAAGATGCGCGCAAAGCGGTGCTGAAAGCGCTGGATGTCGGCTATCGTTCCATCGATACCGCTGCGGCCTACAAAAATGAGGAAGCGATCGGGCAGGCCTTGCAGGAAACTGACGTGGCGCGCGAAGATATTTTTGTTACGACCAAACTGTGGAATGACGATCAACAGAACGTGCAACAAGCCCTGGAAACCAGTCTGGAAAAACTCAAACTAGACAAGGTTGATCTCTATTTGATGCACTGGCCGTGCCCAGAAAAAGATCATTATGTTGATGCCTGGAAAAAGATGATCGAACTACAGCAACAAGGCCTGGCCAAAAGCATCGGTGTCTGTAATTTCCATGAAGCACATTTAAAACGTCTATTGGATGAAACCGGTGTGACGCCAGTGGTGAATCAGATTGAGCTGCATCCTATGCTGCAACAGCGCACGCTGCATGCCTGGAATGCAATGCATCAGATTCAGACTGAATCCTGGAGTCCGCTGGCGCAGGGCGGTGAAGGCGTATTTGATCAGGCGATCATTAAAGAGCTGGCGAAAAAGTACGGTAAAACAGCCGCCCAGATTGTGATTCGCTGGCATCTCGACAGCGGTTTGGTGGTGATTCCGAAATCCGTCACACCAGAACGCATTGAGGAAAACTTTAAGGTGTTTGATTTCCGTCTGGATAAACATGAAGTGAGTGAGATTGCCAAACTGGACAGCGGCAACCGTTTGGGGCCGAATCCTGAGACCTTTAACGGCTGA
- a CDS encoding AraC family transcriptional regulator: protein MAHDALCHRLAQQVVALMTHDHARLCPVENVSLIYANQYRPRTPMMYQPGIVILFQGSKTGYLGSTVFQYDATKYLMLTVPLPVECETWASPEQPIAGLCLNVDTASLQDLLIEIGDDEAFQPQPQTSGIHSAWLTEPMLCAAERLLDVMLQPRDARVLGPQIVREIIYYVLTGPIGGALLSLVSRQTQFSQIARALRRIENHFADNLSVDTLAAEVNMSVSAFHHNFKAVTQTSPLQYLKRYRLHQARLLMLHEGMKASVAAVRVGYESPSQFSREFKRYFGVTPGEEVNRVRQTVAEPSA from the coding sequence ATGGCGCACGACGCTCTTTGTCATCGCCTGGCGCAGCAGGTGGTGGCGTTAATGACCCACGACCACGCCCGCTTGTGTCCGGTTGAAAATGTCTCGCTGATCTATGCCAATCAATATCGTCCGCGTACGCCGATGATGTATCAGCCAGGTATCGTCATTCTGTTTCAGGGCAGCAAAACCGGCTATCTGGGCAGCACGGTCTTCCAATATGACGCGACAAAATATTTGATGCTGACCGTGCCGTTACCGGTGGAGTGTGAAACCTGGGCTTCACCTGAGCAGCCTATCGCGGGCCTGTGTCTGAACGTGGATACCGCCAGCCTGCAGGATCTGCTGATTGAGATTGGTGATGACGAAGCCTTTCAGCCACAACCACAAACGTCGGGTATTCATTCAGCCTGGCTGACAGAGCCGATGCTGTGCGCCGCAGAACGTCTGTTGGATGTCATGCTCCAGCCGCGTGACGCCCGCGTGCTTGGGCCGCAAATCGTGCGTGAGATTATCTATTACGTGCTGACGGGGCCGATCGGCGGTGCGCTGCTGTCACTGGTGAGCCGCCAAACGCAGTTCAGCCAGATAGCCCGTGCGCTGCGCCGCATTGAAAATCATTTTGCTGATAATCTCAGCGTGGATACGCTCGCGGCGGAAGTTAACATGAGCGTGTCAGCGTTTCATCACAACTTTAAAGCCGTGACGCAAACCTCACCGCTGCAATACCTCAAGCGCTATCGACTGCATCAGGCGCGATTATTAATGTTGCATGAAGGGATGAAAGCGAGCGTGGCGGCGGTACGAGTTGGCTACGAAAGCCCATCGCAATTTTCGCGGGAGTTTAAACGCTATTTTGGCGTGACGCCGGGAGAAGAGGTGAATCGCGTGCGTCAGACGGTGGCAGAGCCATCTGCCTGA
- a CDS encoding DedA family protein, with translation MGVLHEIVHALWHQDFAALANPDVVWVVYGVMFLTLFLENGLLPASFLPGDSLLLLAGAMVAKGVMDFIPTMVILTTAASLGCWLSYLQGRWLGNTKIVKGWLMHLPAQYHQRAWNMFNRHGLMALLVGRFLAFVRTILPTMAGISGLQNGRFQLFNWLSGALWVGIVVAFGYGISQVPFIKRHEDQVMAILMVLPMVLLFLGLAGSIAIIWKKRRQSKA, from the coding sequence ATGGGTGTATTACACGAGATTGTCCACGCGCTCTGGCATCAGGACTTTGCGGCGCTGGCTAATCCAGACGTGGTGTGGGTAGTTTACGGCGTGATGTTTTTGACGCTGTTTTTAGAAAATGGTCTGTTACCCGCTTCGTTTCTTCCCGGTGACAGCTTGCTGCTGCTGGCGGGTGCGATGGTCGCTAAAGGCGTGATGGATTTTATTCCCACCATGGTGATTTTGACCACCGCCGCCAGCCTCGGCTGTTGGCTCAGTTATTTGCAGGGGCGCTGGCTAGGCAATACCAAAATAGTGAAAGGCTGGCTGATGCATTTACCGGCACAGTATCACCAGCGCGCCTGGAATATGTTTAATCGTCACGGTTTGATGGCGCTGCTGGTAGGCCGCTTTCTCGCCTTTGTGCGTACCATTTTACCCACCATGGCGGGCATTTCAGGCTTGCAGAATGGCCGTTTCCAGCTGTTTAACTGGCTGAGCGGCGCGCTGTGGGTGGGCATTGTGGTGGCGTTTGGTTATGGCATCAGTCAGGTGCCTTTCATCAAACGCCATGAAGATCAGGTGATGGCGATTTTAATGGTGCTGCCGATGGTGTTGCTGTTTCTTGGATTGGCTGGCAGCATCGCGATTATTTGGAAAAAGCGTCGGCAAAGCAAAGCCTGA